A genomic region of Antennarius striatus isolate MH-2024 chromosome 16, ASM4005453v1, whole genome shotgun sequence contains the following coding sequences:
- the nupr1b gene encoding nuclear protein 1b — protein sequence MSHVDVKNLKPTSFEEEYYDQYEFYNLTDKYAEGSARKGRTKKESSENTNRPNPSGHERKIVEKLQNSEKKAKE from the exons ATGAGTCACGTCGACGTGAAGAACCTGAAGCCCACCTCCTTCGAGGAGGAGTACTACGACCAGTACGAGTTCTACAACCTGACCGACAAGTACGCAG AAGGTTCGGCCCGTAAAGGACGGACCAAGAAGGAGTCGAGTGAGAACACGAACCGCCCCAACCCGTCGGGACACGAGCGCAAGATCGTGGAGAAGCTGCAGAACAGCGAGAAGAAAGCCAAGGAGTGA
- the mvp gene encoding major vault protein: protein MSKKTTTRFTDMDTVEASIIRIPPHHYIHVLDQNTNIARVEIGPLTYIRQDNERVVFFPIRMIMVPPRHYCVISNPVARDENNEVLFDQSGQAKLRHADLEIRLTQDPFPLYPGEEVQQEVTPLMIVYPDTALRLQALLDFEEEGGVKRVAGDEWLFEGPGTYIPKKEVVVLETIKATVIRENQAIRLKARKEGVDRGGVHRVTGEEWLVSKVGAYLPGAHEEVVDIVNAFILTDKKALHVRALRPFKDAGGRSRRTGEEWLVTMADREAHIPSVAEEVVGVVNVTTLSSRQYCVILDPVGPDGKPQLGNKRVVKGERSFFLQPGERLEYGIQDVHVLSEEEGLVLRAVEAFTETQEREEEEGGGSPEERAKRSRMSGVLRRPGDRWMLRGPVEYVPPATVEVVLKRKAIPLDENEGIYVRDMKTGKVRAVIGHTYMLTQDEELWHKDLPANVETLLASTKDPLADRSDRSKAGEPRVRDKTRVVSYRVPHNAAVQVYDYREKKARVVFGPEMVMLGPDEQFTVLSLSGDKPKRANVIKAVCLLLGPDFFTDIITIETADHARLQLQLSYNWHFEIKSREDPANAAALFSVPDFIGDASKAIASRIRGAVASVQFDDFHKNSNRIICSAVFGFDEKLVVRPTLHFKQNNLVISSVDIQSVEPVDQRTRDALQKSVQLAIEITTNSQEAAARHEAERLEQEARGKLERQKITDQAEAERARKELLELEALSAAVESTGAAKAEAQSRAEAARIQGEAAVNEAKLKAEAQKIEAEAELERLEKARQQELSYKKQMDDLEVEKQKSLSQIESERFSQLMESLGSETLKEIARAGPEMQVKMLQALGLKSTLITDGSSPINLFTTASGLLGVLPGQNP from the exons ATGTCGAAGAAAACCACAACCCGGTTCACCGACATGGACACGGTGGAGGCGTCCATCATCCGCATCCCGCCGCATCACTACATCCACGTTCTGGACCAGAACACCAACATCGCCCGGGTGGAGATTGGACCGCTCACCTACATCCGTCAGGACAATGAGAG GGTGGTCTTCTTCCCCATCCGTATGATCATGGTGCCGCCGCGCCACTACTGCGTCATATCCAACCCCGTGGCCCGCGATGAAAATAACGAGGTCCTCTTTGACCAATCAGGGCAGGCCAAGCTCCGCCACGCCGACCTGGAGATCCGCCTGACCCAGGACCCGTTCCCGCTGTACCCGGGGGAGGAGGTCCAGCAG GAAGTGACCCCGCTGATGATCGTCTACCCGGACACGGCGCTGCGTCTTCAGGCCCTCCTGGACtttgaggaggagggaggggtgaagCGAGTGGCTGGAGACGAGTGGCTGTTCGAGGGACCGG GGACCTACATCCCCAAGAAGGAGGTGGTTGTCCTGGAGACCATCAAGGCCACCGTGATCCGAGAGAACCAGGCCATCAGGCTGAAGGCGCGCAAGGAGGGCGTGGACAGGGGCGGGGTCCACAGGGTCACAG GGGAGGAGTGGCTGGTCAGTAAGGTGGGGGCGTACCTCCCAGGCGCTCATGAGGAGGTCGTGGACATCGTCAACGCCTTCATCCTGACCGATAAG AAAGCGCTTCACGTCCGCGCCCTGCGACCCTTTAAGGACGCCGGGGGGCGGAGCCGCCGCACTGGGGAGGAGTGGCTTGTCACCATGGCGGACCGGGAGGCCCACATCCCGTCGGTGGCGGAGGAGGTGGTGGGCGTGGTCAACGTGACCACGCTGAGCAGCCGGCAGTACTGCGTGATCCTGGACCCGGTCGGCCCCGACGGGAAGCCCCAGCTGGGGAACAAGAGGGTGgtgaag gggGAGCGCTCGTTCTTCCTGCAGCCGGGCGAGCGCCTCGAGTACGGCATCCAGGACGTGCACGTGCTGTCGGAGGAGGAGGGGCTTGTGCTCAGGGCGGTGGAGGCGTTCACGGAGACCCAGGAG cgtgaggaggaggaggggggggggtcccccGAGGAGCGGGCCAAGCGCTCGCGGATGAGCGGCGTCCTCCGTCGCCCCGGCGACCGCTGGATGCTGCGGGGCCCCGTGGAGTACGTCCCGCCCGCCACCGTGGAGGTGGTCCTGAAGCGCAAAGCCATCCCATTGGACGAGAACGAGGGCATCTACGTCCGCGACATGAAGACCGGAAAG GTGCGAGCGGTGATAGGCCACACCTACATGCTGACTCAGGACGAGGAGCTGTGGCACAAGGACCTGCCGGCGAACGTGGAGACGCTGCTGGCGTCCACCAAGGACCCGCTGGCCGACCGCTCCGACCGCAGCAAAGCCGGCGAGCCCAGAGTCCGCGACAAGACCCGGGTGGTGTCGTACCGCGTCCCCCACAACGCCGCCGTGCAGGTGTACGACTACCGGGAGAAGAAGGCCAG GGTGGTGTTCGGACCCGAGATGGTGATGCTGGGGCCCGACGAGCAGTTCACCGTGCTGTCGCTGTCCGGGGACAAGCCCAAGCGCGCCAACGTCATCAAGGCCGTGTGTCTCCTGCTGGGGCCCGACTTCTTCACCGACATCATCACCATAGAGACGGCCGACCACGCCcgcctgcagctgcagctctcCTACAACTG GCACTTTGAAATCAAGTCTCGCGAGGACCCCGCTAACGCCGCGGCGCTCTTCTCCGTGCCCGACTTCATCGGAGACGCCAGCAAAGCCATCGCCTCCCGGATCAGAGGAGCCGTCGCCTCCGTGCAGTTCGACGACTTCCACAAG AACTCCAACCGGATCATCTGCTCCGCCGTGTTCGGGTTCGATGAGAAGCTGGTGGTGCGCCCCACGCTGCACTTCAAGCAGAACAACCTGGTGATCAGCAGCGTGGACATCCAGTCCGTGGAGCCGGTGGACCAGAGGACGCGCGACGCCCTGCAGAAGAGCGTCCAGCTGGCCATCGAGATCACCACCAACTCCCAGGAGGCCGCCGCCAG ACACGAGGCGGAGCGTCTGGAGCAGGAGGCCCGGGGGAAGCTGGAGAGGCAGAAGATCACCGACCAGGCCGAGGCCGAGCGCgccaggaaggagctgctggagctggaggcGCTCAG CGCCGCCGTGGAGAGTACAGGAGCGGCGAAGGCCGAGGCGCAGTCCCGGGCCGAGGCGGCGCGTATTCAGGGGGAGGCGGCCGTCAACGAGGCCAAACTGAAGGCGGAAGCCCAGAAGATCGAGGCG gaggcggagcttgagCGGCTGGAGAAAGCCCGCCAGCAGGAGCTGAGCTACAAGAAGCAGATGGACGACCTGGAGGTGGAGAAGCAGAAGAGTCTGTCCCAGATCGAGAGCGAACGCTTCAGCCAGCTGATGGAGAGTCTGGGCAGCGAGACCCTGAAGGAGATCGCCAGAGCCGGGCCGGAGATGCAG GTGAAGATGCTCCAGGCTCTGGGGTTGAAGTCCACCCTCATCACCGACGGCTCCTCGCCCATCAACCTCTTCACCACCGCCAGCGGCCTGCTGGGGGTGCTGCCCGGCCAGAACCCGTGA